From a region of the Pristis pectinata isolate sPriPec2 chromosome 2, sPriPec2.1.pri, whole genome shotgun sequence genome:
- the cct7 gene encoding T-complex protein 1 subunit eta, which translates to MMSAPVILLKEGTDTSQGIPQLVSNINACQVIAEAIRTTLGPRGMDKLIVDDRGKATISNDGATILKLLDVVHPAAKTLVDIAKSQDAEVGDGTTSVTLLAAEFLRQIKSYVEEGLHPQIIIRSFRTATQLAVEKIKSIAVTVKKDNKEHQRELFEKCAATALSSKLIALQKGFFSKMVVDAVMMLDDLLPLKMIGIKKVQGGGLEESQLIAGVAFKKTFSYAGFEMQPKKYNKPRIALLNVELELKAEKDNAEIRVDNVEDYQAIVDAEWNILYDKLEKIYQSGAKVVLSKLPIGDVATQYFADRDLFCAGRVPEEDLKRTMMACGGSIQTSVNAMTDDVLGQCEQFEEVQVGSERYNFFTGCPKAKTCTIILRGGSEQFMDETERSLHDAIMIVRRAIKNDSVVAGGGAIEMEVSKYLRDYSRTIPGKPQLLIGAYAKALEVIPRQLCDNAGFDATNILNKLRAKHAQGGTWYGVDVNNEDIADNFEACVWEPAVVRINALTAASEAACLILSVDETIKNPRSTVDASAMSKGRGRGKPHGH; encoded by the exons TCCGCACCAGTTATCCTCCTGAAGGAGGGGACAGACACTTCCCAAGGGATTCCACAGCTGGTCAGTAACATTAATGCCTGTCAGGTTATTGCTGAGGCCATTCGAACCACGCTGGGACCACGTGGGATGGACAAACTGATTGTGGATGACAGAG GGAAAGCTACCATTTCAAATGATGGGGCCACCATCTTGAAGCTGCTTGATGTTGTTCACCCAGCTGCAAAAACCCTTGTAGACATCGCAAAATCACAAGATGCTGAG GTGGGCGATGGGACCACATCAGTTACTCTCTTGGCTGCAGAATTCCTAAGACAGATCAAATCATACGTGGAAGAGGGGCTTCACCCCCAGATTATTATCCGATCCTTTCGTACAGCCACCCAGCTG GCTGTGGAAAAAATTAAATCCATTGCTGTAACTGTGAAAAAGGACAACAAGGA GCATCAACGAGAGCTTTTTGAGAAATGTGCTGCTACTGCCCTCAGCTCCAAACTGATTGCTTTGCAGAAAGGTTTCTTCTCCAAAATGGTGGTGGATGCCGTTATGATGTTGGATGACCTTCTCCCACTGAAAATGATTGGAATAAAAAAAGTTCAAGGAGGTGGTTTGGAA GAATCTCAATTGATAGCTGGTGTCGCCTTCAAGAAAACATTCTCTTACGCTGGATTTGAAATGCAACCCAAGAAATACAACAAGCCGAGGATTGCACTGCTGAATGTGGAATTGGAGCTCAAAGCTGAGAAGGATAATGCAGAGATCCGGGTGGACAATGTTGAG GACTATCAGGCCATTGTTGATGCTGAGTGGAATATTCTTTATGACAAGCTTGAGAAGATATACCAGTCCGGAGCTAAGGTTGTGCTGTCCAAACTTCCCATAGGAGATGTGGCGACCCAATATTTTGCAGATagggacctgttctgtgctggcaGGGTCCCAGAGGAGGATCTCAAGCGGACCATGATG GCCTGTGGTGGTTCCATTCAGACCAGCGTTAATGCCATGACAGATGATGTGCTGGGACAGTGTGAGCAGTTTGAGGAGGTCCAGGTTGGAAGTGAAAG GTACAATTTCTTCACTGGGTGCCCCAAGGCCAAGACGTGCACAATCATTCTTCGAGGAGGTTCAGAGCAGTTCATGGATGAGACAGAACGCTCCCTTCATGATGCAATCATGATTGTCAGACGGGCCATCAAG AATGACTCTGTGGTTGCCGGGGGAGGTGCCATTGAGATGGAAGTGTCCAAATACCTGCGGGACTATTCTCGAACCATCCCCGGCAAGCCGCAGCTGCTGATCGGGGCGTACGCCAAGGCCCTGGAGGTGATCCCACGGCAGCTGTGTGACAACGCTGGTTTTGATGCCACCAACATCCTCAACAAGCTGCGTGCCAAACACGCTCAG GGAGGAACGTGGTATGGCGTCGATGTCAACAACGAGGACATTGCGGATAATTTTGAGGCCTGTGTGTGGGAGCCGGCTGTGGTGCGTATCAACGCCCTAACCGCCGCATCAGAGGCTGCGTGCCTGATCCTGTCTGTCGATGAAACCATCAAGAACCCGCGCTCCACTGTAGATGCCTCGGCTATGTCCAAGGGTCGGGGCAGAGGCAAGCCCCACGGCCACTGA